Proteins found in one Methylobacterium sp. CB376 genomic segment:
- a CDS encoding ABC transporter permease, translated as MSRPPGALDRLSFEIVVALLAGAALILLLAPTVIVLVVSFTDGLSLRFPPPGYSLRWYGELAEAWQLHFALRNSLTVAAAATLLSVGLGVMASLAVARSPRLAARLLDSLFLSPLVLPALAFGLSSLMFFSLLGWPVSVTTLVIGHTVVCVPYVVRNTVAALTQLQPVLLEGSASLGASRLYTLRRITLPLIRPGVLSGGFLAFMASFDNIPVSLFLRDAATDMLPIRMWQDLEGRLDVTIAALSGVLIVATMAGIAVMERLTGLSKRLA; from the coding sequence ATGTCCCGCCCGCCCGGCGCCCTCGACCGGCTCAGCTTCGAGATCGTGGTCGCGCTCCTCGCGGGCGCGGCGCTGATCCTGCTCCTGGCCCCGACCGTGATCGTGCTGGTCGTGTCCTTCACGGACGGCCTGTCGCTGCGCTTCCCGCCGCCGGGCTATTCCCTGCGCTGGTACGGGGAACTCGCCGAGGCGTGGCAGCTGCACTTCGCCCTGCGCAACAGCCTCACCGTCGCGGCGGCCGCGACCCTGCTCTCGGTGGGGCTCGGGGTCATGGCCTCGCTCGCCGTGGCGCGCTCGCCGCGCCTCGCGGCGCGGCTCCTCGACAGCCTGTTCCTCTCGCCCCTCGTCCTGCCGGCCCTGGCCTTCGGGCTCTCCAGCCTGATGTTCTTCTCGCTCCTCGGCTGGCCGGTCTCCGTGACGACGCTGGTGATCGGCCACACGGTGGTCTGCGTGCCCTACGTGGTGCGCAACACCGTCGCGGCGCTGACCCAGCTCCAGCCGGTGCTGCTCGAGGGCTCGGCGAGCCTCGGCGCCTCGCGGCTCTACACGCTGCGCCGCATCACCCTGCCGCTGATCCGGCCGGGGGTCCTGTCGGGCGGCTTCCTCGCCTTCATGGCCTCGTTCGACAACATCCCGGTCTCCCTGTTCCTGCGCGACGCGGCGACCGACATGCTGCCGATCCGGATGTGGCAGGACCTGGAGGGGCGCCTCGACGTCACCATCGCGGCGCTCTCCGGCGTGCTGATCGTCGCCACCATGGCGGGCATCGCCGTGATGGAGCGGCTGACGGGCCTGTCGAAGCGGCTGGCATGA
- a CDS encoding ABC transporter permease → MRRRLPDVTVYDLRLASPLALFFAAFFAAPLAALLGLSLKGPDGTLGLAQYAAFLGDPFSLGVLGATLWLGLKVTLVCLILGYPLALVATRAGGRVRGLVILAVLTPLLTSVVIRTFAWIVILGRQGVVNGALASLGVSGPPLRLLYAEGGLVAALAQVQMPLMVLPLMTALARIDPSLWDASEALGAGRWRTFRRVTLPLSLPGLIAGSVLTFAAAISGFITQSLIGGGQMLFMPGYIYQQAIALQNWPFAAAMSVIFLVAVLAVIVAFNALGRLARGYAQT, encoded by the coding sequence ATGAGGCGGCGCCTCCCCGACGTCACGGTCTACGACCTGCGGCTGGCGAGCCCGCTCGCCCTGTTCTTCGCGGCCTTCTTCGCGGCGCCGCTCGCGGCGCTGCTCGGCCTCTCGCTCAAGGGGCCGGACGGAACCCTGGGCCTCGCGCAGTACGCGGCGTTCCTCGGCGATCCTTTCAGCCTCGGCGTGCTCGGCGCGACGCTCTGGCTCGGGCTCAAGGTGACGCTCGTCTGCCTGATCCTCGGCTACCCGCTCGCCCTGGTGGCGACCCGGGCCGGGGGGCGGGTGCGCGGCCTCGTCATCCTGGCGGTGCTCACGCCCCTCCTCACCAGCGTGGTGATCCGCACCTTCGCGTGGATCGTCATCCTGGGCCGCCAGGGCGTGGTCAACGGCGCGCTCGCCTCCCTCGGGGTGAGCGGCCCGCCCCTGCGGCTCCTCTACGCGGAGGGCGGGCTGGTGGCGGCCCTCGCGCAGGTGCAGATGCCCCTGATGGTGCTGCCGCTGATGACGGCGCTGGCCCGCATCGATCCGAGCCTGTGGGACGCCTCCGAGGCGCTCGGGGCCGGGCGCTGGCGCACCTTCCGGCGGGTGACGCTGCCCCTCTCCCTGCCGGGGCTGATCGCCGGCTCGGTCCTCACCTTCGCGGCGGCGATCTCGGGCTTCATCACCCAGTCGCTGATCGGGGGCGGGCAGATGCTGTTCATGCCCGGCTACATCTACCAGCAGGCGATCGCCCTGCAGAACTGGCCCTTCGCGGCGGCGATGTCGGTGATCTTCCTCGTCGCCGTGCTGGCGGTCATCGTCGCCTTCAACGCGCTCGGCCGCCTCGCGCGCGGCTACGCCCAGACCTGA